From Thunnus maccoyii chromosome 21, fThuMac1.1, whole genome shotgun sequence, the proteins below share one genomic window:
- the LOC121888082 gene encoding glutenin, high molecular weight subunit PW212-like isoform X20 has protein sequence MGFFIRWLLVSLLVVGGHQANAYSGKHGDKEVPVLGYKPISSSFDTRGESSWSTGPLGSRDSNSNANQQQMAQSGYQPQQPQVPQQLSNPPKVPQQQQQQVQQQPSYVPQQPQLPQLPQLPQQPQVPQQPSYPPQQPQQPQLPQVPQQPSYPPKQPQQPQLPQVPQQPNYPPQQPQQPQLPQVPQQPSYPPKQPQQPQVPQQPSYPPKQPQQPQLPQVPQVPQQPSYPPKQPQQPQLPQVPQQPSYPPKQPQQPQLPQVPQQPSYPPKQPQQPQLPQVPQQPSYPPKQPQQPQLPQVPQQPSYPPKQPQQPQLPQVPQQPSYPPKQPQLPQVPQQPSYLPKQPQLPQVPQQPSYLPKQPQLPQVPQVPGYLPKQPQVPQQPSYLPKQPQQPQVPQQPSYLPKQPQVPSYLPKRPQVPQQPQQPSYLPKRPQQPQVPQQPSYLPKRPQVPGYLPKRPQVPQQPQQPSYLPKRPQQPQVPQQPGYLPKQPQVPGYLPKRPQVPQQPQQPSYLPKQPQQPQVPQQPSYLPKQPQVPGYLPKRPQVPQQPQQPSYLPKRPQQPQVPQQPSYLPKQPQVPGYLPKRPQVPQQPQQPSYLPKRPQQPQVPQQPSYLPKQPQVPGYLPKRPQVPQQPQQPSYLPKRPQQPQVPQQPSYLPKQPQVPGYLPKRPQVPQQPQQPSYLPKQPQMQRYLPRRMPVLQQPFYKLRKPSHLPKLLPRRQRPQQPQVPGYPAQRPQRPQPPQQPGYPAQRPQPPQQPGYPAQRPQQPQQPGYSPQHSWVSQQPLYNDYPTFAKGGVTAQMHSNRNYNTADASKTAFN, from the exons ATGGGGTTTTTCATAAG ATGGTTGCTGGTGTCCTTGCTAGTTGTAGGAGGGCATCAAGCTAATG CCTACTCTGGGAAGCATGGTGACAAGGAAGTGCCAGTTCTAGGCTATAAACCAATTTCAAGTAGCTTTGACACTAGAGGGGAATCTTCATGGAGCACTGGGCCACTTGGTAGTCGGGATTCAAACTCAAATGCAAATCAG CAACAGATGGCTCAGTCTGGTTATCAGCCCCAGCAGCCACAGGTGCCCCAGCAGCTGAGCAACCCACCCAAGGtaccccagcagcagcagcagcaggtgcagcagcagcctAGCTATGTGCCCCAGCAACCTCAGCTGCCCCAGCTGCCCCAGCTGCCCCAGCAACCTCAG GTGCCCCAGCAGCCTAGCTACCCGCCCCAGCAGCCCCAGCAACCTCAGCTGCCACAGGTGCCCCAACAGCCTAGCTACCCGCCCAAGCAGCCCCAGCAACCTCAGCTGCCACAGGTGCCCCAACAGCCTAACTACCCGCCCCAGCAGCCCCAGCAACCTCAGCTGCCACAGGTGCCCCAACAGCCTAGCTACCCACCCAAGCAGCCCCAGCAACCTCAG GTGCCCCAACAGCCTAGCTACCCGCCCAAGCAGCCCCAGCAACCTCAGCTGCCACAGGTGCCCCAG GTGCCCCAACAGCCTAGCTACCCGCCCAAGCAGCCCCAGCAACCTCAGCTGCCACAGGTGCCCCAACAGCCTAGCTACCCGCCCAAGCAGCCCCAGCAACCTCAGCTGCCACAGGTGCCCCAACAGCCTAGCTACCCGCCCAAGCAGCCCCAGCAACCTCAGCTGCCACAGGTGCCCCAACAGCCTAGCTACCCGCCCAAGCAGCCCCAGCAACCTCAGCTGCCACAGGTGCCCCAACAGCCTAGCTACCCGCCCAAGCAGCCCCAGCAACCTCAGCTGCCACAGGTGCCCCAACAGCCTAGCTACCCGCCCAAGCAGCCCCAGCTGCCACAGGTGCCCCAGCAACCTAGCTATCTGCCCAAGCAGCCCCAGCTGCCACAGGTGCCCCAGCAACCTAGCTACCTGCCCAAGCAGCCCCAGCTGCCACAGGTGCCCCAGGTTCCTGGCTACCTACCCAAGCAACCTCAGGTGCCTCAGCAGCCTAGCTACCTGCCCAAGCAGCCCCAGCAACCTCAGGTGCCTCAGCAGCCTAGCTACCTGCCCAAGCAGCCCCAGGTTCCTAGCTACCTACCCAAGCGGCCCCAGGTGCCCCAACAACCTCAGCAGCCTAGCTACCTGCCCAAGCGGCCCCAGCAACCTCAGGTGCCTCAGCAGCCTAGCTACCTGCCCAAGCGGCCCCAG GTTCCTGGCTACCTACCCAAGCGGCCCCAGGTGCCCCAACAACCTCAGCAGCCTAGCTACCTGCCCAAGCGGCCACAGCAACCTCAGGTGCCTCAGCAGCCTGGCTACCTGCCCAAGCAGCCCCAGGTTCCTGGCTACCTACCCAAGCGGCCCCAGGTGCCCCAACAACCTCAGCAGCCTAGCTACCTGCCCAAGCAGCCACAGCAACCTCAGGTGCCTCAGCAGCCTAGCTACCTGCCCAAGCAGCCCCAGGTTCCTGGCTACCTACCCAAGCGGCCCCAGGTGCCCCAACAACCTCAGCAGCCTAGCTACCTGCCCAAGCGGCCACAGCAACCTCAGGTGCCTCAGCAGCCTAGCTACCTGCCCAAGCAGCCCCAGGTTCCTGGCTACCTACCCAAGCGGCCCCAGGTGCCCCAACAACCTCAGCAGCCTAGCTACCTGCCCAAGCGGCCACAGCAACCTCAGGTGCCTCAGCAGCCTAGCTACCTGCCCAAGCAGCCCCAGGTTCCTGGCTACCTACCCAAGCGGCCCCAGGTGCCCCAACAACCTCAGCAGCCTAGCTACCTGCCCAAGCGGCCACAGCAACCTCAGGTGCCTCAGCAGCCTAGCTACCTACCCAAGCAGCCCCAGGTTCCTGGCTACCTACCCAAGCGGCCCCAGGTGCCCCAACAACCTCAGCAGCCTAGCTACCTGCCAAAGCAGCCTCAGATGCAGCGCTATCTGCCCAGGCGAATGCCAGTTCTGCAACAGCCTTTCTATAAATTGAGGAAGCCCAGCCACTTGCCAAAGCTGCTGCCAAGACGGCAGCGTCCCCAGCAGCCGCAGGTGCCTGGCTACCCTGCCCAGCGTCCCCAGCGTCCCCAGCCGCCCCAGCAGCCTGGCTACCCTGCCCAGCGTCCCCAGCCGCCCCAGCAGCCTGGCTACCCTGCCCAGCGTCcccagcagccccagcagcCTGGCTACTCACCCCAGCATTCTTGGGTTTCTCAGCAGCCACTCTACAATGATTATCCAACTTTTGCCAAAGGAGGAGTCACTGCCCAAATGCATTCAAATAG gaacTACAACACTGCAGATGCATCAAAGACTGCTTTCAACTGA
- the LOC121888082 gene encoding glutenin, high molecular weight subunit PW212-like isoform X23 → MGFFIRWLLVSLLVVGGHQANAYSGKHGDKEVPVLGYKPISSSFDTRGESSWSTGPLGSRDSNSNANQQQMAQSGYQPQQPQVPQQLSNPPKVPQQQQQQVQQQPSYVPQQPQLPQLPQLPQQPQVPQQPSYPPKQPQQPQLPQVPQQPNYPPQQPQQPQLPQVPQQPSYPPKQPQQPQVPQQPSYPPKQPQQPQLPQVPQVPQQPSYPPKQPQQPQLPQVPQQPSYPPKQPQQPQLPQVPQQPSYPPKQPQQPQLPQVPQQPSYPPKQPQQPQLPQVPQQPSYPPKQPQQPQLPQVPQQPSYPPKQPQLPQVPQQPSYLPKQPQLPQVPQQPSYLPKQPQLPQVPQVPGYLPKQPQVPQQPSYLPKQPQQPQVPQQPSYLPKQPQVPSYLPKRPQVPQQPQQPSYLPKRPQQPQVPQQPSYLPKRPQVPGYLPKRPQVPQQPQQPSYLPKRPQQPQVPQQPGYLPKQPQVPGYLPKRPQVPQQPQQPSYLPKQPQQPQVPQQPSYLPKQPQVPGYLPKRPQVPQQPQQPSYLPKRPQQPQVPQQPSYLPKQPQVPGYLPKRPQVPQQPQQPSYLPKRPQQPQVPQQPSYLPKQPQVPGYLPKRPQVPQQPQQPSYLPKRPQQPQVPQQPSYLPKQPQVPGYLPKRPQVPQQPQQPSYLPKQPQMQRYLPRRMPVLQQPFYKLRKPSHLPKLLPRRQRPQQPQVPGYPAQRPQRPQPPQQPGYPAQRPQPPQQPGYPAQRPQQPQQPGYSPQHSWVSQQPLYNDYPTFAKGGVTAQMHSNRNYNTADASKTAFN, encoded by the exons ATGGGGTTTTTCATAAG ATGGTTGCTGGTGTCCTTGCTAGTTGTAGGAGGGCATCAAGCTAATG CCTACTCTGGGAAGCATGGTGACAAGGAAGTGCCAGTTCTAGGCTATAAACCAATTTCAAGTAGCTTTGACACTAGAGGGGAATCTTCATGGAGCACTGGGCCACTTGGTAGTCGGGATTCAAACTCAAATGCAAATCAG CAACAGATGGCTCAGTCTGGTTATCAGCCCCAGCAGCCACAGGTGCCCCAGCAGCTGAGCAACCCACCCAAGGtaccccagcagcagcagcagcaggtgcagcagcagcctAGCTATGTGCCCCAGCAACCTCAGCTGCCCCAGCTGCCCCAGCTGCCCCAGCAACCTCAG GTGCCCCAACAGCCTAGCTACCCGCCCAAGCAGCCCCAGCAACCTCAGCTGCCACAGGTGCCCCAACAGCCTAACTACCCGCCCCAGCAGCCCCAGCAACCTCAGCTGCCACAGGTGCCCCAACAGCCTAGCTACCCACCCAAGCAGCCCCAGCAACCTCAG GTGCCCCAACAGCCTAGCTACCCGCCCAAGCAGCCCCAGCAACCTCAGCTGCCACAGGTGCCCCAG GTGCCCCAACAGCCTAGCTACCCGCCCAAGCAGCCCCAGCAACCTCAGCTGCCACAGGTGCCCCAACAGCCTAGCTACCCGCCCAAGCAGCCCCAGCAACCTCAGCTGCCACAGGTGCCCCAACAGCCTAGCTACCCGCCCAAGCAGCCCCAGCAACCTCAGCTGCCACAGGTGCCCCAACAGCCTAGCTACCCGCCCAAGCAGCCCCAGCAACCTCAGCTGCCACAGGTGCCCCAACAGCCTAGCTACCCGCCCAAGCAGCCCCAGCAACCTCAGCTGCCACAGGTGCCCCAACAGCCTAGCTACCCGCCCAAGCAGCCCCAGCTGCCACAGGTGCCCCAGCAACCTAGCTATCTGCCCAAGCAGCCCCAGCTGCCACAGGTGCCCCAGCAACCTAGCTACCTGCCCAAGCAGCCCCAGCTGCCACAGGTGCCCCAGGTTCCTGGCTACCTACCCAAGCAACCTCAGGTGCCTCAGCAGCCTAGCTACCTGCCCAAGCAGCCCCAGCAACCTCAGGTGCCTCAGCAGCCTAGCTACCTGCCCAAGCAGCCCCAGGTTCCTAGCTACCTACCCAAGCGGCCCCAGGTGCCCCAACAACCTCAGCAGCCTAGCTACCTGCCCAAGCGGCCCCAGCAACCTCAGGTGCCTCAGCAGCCTAGCTACCTGCCCAAGCGGCCCCAG GTTCCTGGCTACCTACCCAAGCGGCCCCAGGTGCCCCAACAACCTCAGCAGCCTAGCTACCTGCCCAAGCGGCCACAGCAACCTCAGGTGCCTCAGCAGCCTGGCTACCTGCCCAAGCAGCCCCAGGTTCCTGGCTACCTACCCAAGCGGCCCCAGGTGCCCCAACAACCTCAGCAGCCTAGCTACCTGCCCAAGCAGCCACAGCAACCTCAGGTGCCTCAGCAGCCTAGCTACCTGCCCAAGCAGCCCCAGGTTCCTGGCTACCTACCCAAGCGGCCCCAGGTGCCCCAACAACCTCAGCAGCCTAGCTACCTGCCCAAGCGGCCACAGCAACCTCAGGTGCCTCAGCAGCCTAGCTACCTGCCCAAGCAGCCCCAGGTTCCTGGCTACCTACCCAAGCGGCCCCAGGTGCCCCAACAACCTCAGCAGCCTAGCTACCTGCCCAAGCGGCCACAGCAACCTCAGGTGCCTCAGCAGCCTAGCTACCTGCCCAAGCAGCCCCAGGTTCCTGGCTACCTACCCAAGCGGCCCCAGGTGCCCCAACAACCTCAGCAGCCTAGCTACCTGCCCAAGCGGCCACAGCAACCTCAGGTGCCTCAGCAGCCTAGCTACCTACCCAAGCAGCCCCAGGTTCCTGGCTACCTACCCAAGCGGCCCCAGGTGCCCCAACAACCTCAGCAGCCTAGCTACCTGCCAAAGCAGCCTCAGATGCAGCGCTATCTGCCCAGGCGAATGCCAGTTCTGCAACAGCCTTTCTATAAATTGAGGAAGCCCAGCCACTTGCCAAAGCTGCTGCCAAGACGGCAGCGTCCCCAGCAGCCGCAGGTGCCTGGCTACCCTGCCCAGCGTCCCCAGCGTCCCCAGCCGCCCCAGCAGCCTGGCTACCCTGCCCAGCGTCCCCAGCCGCCCCAGCAGCCTGGCTACCCTGCCCAGCGTCcccagcagccccagcagcCTGGCTACTCACCCCAGCATTCTTGGGTTTCTCAGCAGCCACTCTACAATGATTATCCAACTTTTGCCAAAGGAGGAGTCACTGCCCAAATGCATTCAAATAG gaacTACAACACTGCAGATGCATCAAAGACTGCTTTCAACTGA
- the LOC121888082 gene encoding proline-rich extensin-like protein EPR1 isoform X8 has protein sequence MGFFIRWLLVSLLVVGGHQANAYSGKHGDKEVPVLGYKPISSSFDTRGESSWSTGPLGSRDSNSNANQQQMAQSGYQPQQPQVPQQLSNPPKVPQQQQQQVQQQPSYVPQQPQLPQLPQLPQQPQVPQQPSYPPKQPQVPQQPQQPSYPPQQPQQPQLPQVPQQLNPPKAPQQQVPQQPSYPPQQPQQPQLPQVPQQPSYPPKQPQQPQLPQLPQVPQQPSYPPKQPQQPQVPQQPSYPPKQPQQPQLPQVPQVPQQPSYPPKQPQQPQLPQVPQQPSYPPKQPQQPQLPQVPQQPSYPPKQPQQPQLPQVPQQPSYPPKQPQQPQLPQVPQQPSYPPKQPQQPQLPQVPQQPSYPPKQPQLPQVPQQPSYLPKQPQLPQVPQQPSYLPKQPQLPQVPQVPGYLPKQPQVPQQPSYLPKQPQQPQVPQQPSYLPKQPQVPSYLPKRPQVPQQPQQPSYLPKRPQQPQVPQQPSYLPKRPQVPGYLPKRPQVPQQPQQPSYLPKRPQQPQVPQQPGYLPKQPQVPGYLPKRPQVPQQPQQPSYLPKQPQQPQVPQQPSYLPKQPQVPGYLPKRPQVPQQPQQPSYLPKRPQQPQVPQQPSYLPKQPQVPGYLPKRPQVPQQPQQPSYLPKRPQQPQVPQQPSYLPKQPQVPGYLPKRPQVPQQPQQPSYLPKRPQQPQVPQQPSYLPKQPQVPGYLPKRPQVPQQPQQPSYLPKQPQMQRYLPRRMPVLQQPFYKLRKPSHLPKLLPRRQRPQQPQVPGYPAQRPQRPQPPQQPGYPAQRPQPPQQPGYPAQRPQQPQQPGYSPQHSWVSQQPLYNDYPTFAKGGVTAQMHSNRNYNTADASKTAFN, from the exons ATGGGGTTTTTCATAAG ATGGTTGCTGGTGTCCTTGCTAGTTGTAGGAGGGCATCAAGCTAATG CCTACTCTGGGAAGCATGGTGACAAGGAAGTGCCAGTTCTAGGCTATAAACCAATTTCAAGTAGCTTTGACACTAGAGGGGAATCTTCATGGAGCACTGGGCCACTTGGTAGTCGGGATTCAAACTCAAATGCAAATCAG CAACAGATGGCTCAGTCTGGTTATCAGCCCCAGCAGCCACAGGTGCCCCAGCAGCTGAGCAACCCACCCAAGGtaccccagcagcagcagcagcaggtgcagcagcagcctAGCTATGTGCCCCAGCAACCTCAGCTGCCCCAGCTGCCCCAGCTGCCCCAGCAACCTCAGGTGCCCCAGCAGCCTAGCTACCCACCCAAGCAGCCCCAGGTGCCCCAACAACCTCAGCAGCCTAGCTACCCGCCCCAGCAGCCCCAGCAACCTCAGCTGCCACAGGTGCCCCAGCAGCTGAATCCACCCAAGGCACCCCAGCAGCAGGTGCCCCAGCAGCCTAGCTACCCGCCCCAGCAGCCCCAGCAACCTCAGCTGCCACAGGTGCCCCAACAGCCTAGCTACCCGCCCAAGCAGCCCCAGCAACCTCAGCTGCCACAG CTGCCACAGGTGCCCCAACAGCCTAGCTACCCACCCAAGCAGCCCCAGCAACCTCAG GTGCCCCAACAGCCTAGCTACCCGCCCAAGCAGCCCCAGCAACCTCAGCTGCCACAGGTGCCCCAG GTGCCCCAACAGCCTAGCTACCCGCCCAAGCAGCCCCAGCAACCTCAGCTGCCACAGGTGCCCCAACAGCCTAGCTACCCGCCCAAGCAGCCCCAGCAACCTCAGCTGCCACAGGTGCCCCAACAGCCTAGCTACCCGCCCAAGCAGCCCCAGCAACCTCAGCTGCCACAGGTGCCCCAACAGCCTAGCTACCCGCCCAAGCAGCCCCAGCAACCTCAGCTGCCACAGGTGCCCCAACAGCCTAGCTACCCGCCCAAGCAGCCCCAGCAACCTCAGCTGCCACAGGTGCCCCAACAGCCTAGCTACCCGCCCAAGCAGCCCCAGCTGCCACAGGTGCCCCAGCAACCTAGCTATCTGCCCAAGCAGCCCCAGCTGCCACAGGTGCCCCAGCAACCTAGCTACCTGCCCAAGCAGCCCCAGCTGCCACAGGTGCCCCAGGTTCCTGGCTACCTACCCAAGCAACCTCAGGTGCCTCAGCAGCCTAGCTACCTGCCCAAGCAGCCCCAGCAACCTCAGGTGCCTCAGCAGCCTAGCTACCTGCCCAAGCAGCCCCAGGTTCCTAGCTACCTACCCAAGCGGCCCCAGGTGCCCCAACAACCTCAGCAGCCTAGCTACCTGCCCAAGCGGCCCCAGCAACCTCAGGTGCCTCAGCAGCCTAGCTACCTGCCCAAGCGGCCCCAG GTTCCTGGCTACCTACCCAAGCGGCCCCAGGTGCCCCAACAACCTCAGCAGCCTAGCTACCTGCCCAAGCGGCCACAGCAACCTCAGGTGCCTCAGCAGCCTGGCTACCTGCCCAAGCAGCCCCAGGTTCCTGGCTACCTACCCAAGCGGCCCCAGGTGCCCCAACAACCTCAGCAGCCTAGCTACCTGCCCAAGCAGCCACAGCAACCTCAGGTGCCTCAGCAGCCTAGCTACCTGCCCAAGCAGCCCCAGGTTCCTGGCTACCTACCCAAGCGGCCCCAGGTGCCCCAACAACCTCAGCAGCCTAGCTACCTGCCCAAGCGGCCACAGCAACCTCAGGTGCCTCAGCAGCCTAGCTACCTGCCCAAGCAGCCCCAGGTTCCTGGCTACCTACCCAAGCGGCCCCAGGTGCCCCAACAACCTCAGCAGCCTAGCTACCTGCCCAAGCGGCCACAGCAACCTCAGGTGCCTCAGCAGCCTAGCTACCTGCCCAAGCAGCCCCAGGTTCCTGGCTACCTACCCAAGCGGCCCCAGGTGCCCCAACAACCTCAGCAGCCTAGCTACCTGCCCAAGCGGCCACAGCAACCTCAGGTGCCTCAGCAGCCTAGCTACCTACCCAAGCAGCCCCAGGTTCCTGGCTACCTACCCAAGCGGCCCCAGGTGCCCCAACAACCTCAGCAGCCTAGCTACCTGCCAAAGCAGCCTCAGATGCAGCGCTATCTGCCCAGGCGAATGCCAGTTCTGCAACAGCCTTTCTATAAATTGAGGAAGCCCAGCCACTTGCCAAAGCTGCTGCCAAGACGGCAGCGTCCCCAGCAGCCGCAGGTGCCTGGCTACCCTGCCCAGCGTCCCCAGCGTCCCCAGCCGCCCCAGCAGCCTGGCTACCCTGCCCAGCGTCCCCAGCCGCCCCAGCAGCCTGGCTACCCTGCCCAGCGTCcccagcagccccagcagcCTGGCTACTCACCCCAGCATTCTTGGGTTTCTCAGCAGCCACTCTACAATGATTATCCAACTTTTGCCAAAGGAGGAGTCACTGCCCAAATGCATTCAAATAG gaacTACAACACTGCAGATGCATCAAAGACTGCTTTCAACTGA
- the LOC121888082 gene encoding adhesive plaque matrix protein-like isoform X21, protein MGFFIRWLLVSLLVVGGHQANAYSGKHGDKEVPVLGYKPISSSFDTRGESSWSTGPLGSRDSNSNANQQQMAQSGYQPQQPQVPQQLSNPPKVPQQQQQQVQQQPSYVPQQPQLPQLPQLPQQPQVPQQPSYPPKQPQVPQQPSYPPKQPQQPQLPQVPQQPNYPPQQPQQPQLPQVPQQPSYPPKQPQQPQVPQQPSYPPKQPQQPQLPQVPQVPQQPSYPPKQPQQPQLPQVPQQPSYPPKQPQQPQLPQVPQQPSYPPKQPQQPQLPQVPQQPSYPPKQPQQPQLPQVPQQPSYPPKQPQQPQLPQVPQQPSYPPKQPQLPQVPQQPSYLPKQPQLPQVPQQPSYLPKQPQLPQVPQVPGYLPKQPQVPQQPSYLPKQPQQPQVPQQPSYLPKQPQVPSYLPKRPQVPQQPQQPSYLPKRPQQPQVPQQPSYLPKRPQVPGYLPKRPQVPQQPQQPSYLPKRPQQPQVPQQPGYLPKQPQVPGYLPKRPQVPQQPQQPSYLPKQPQQPQVPQQPSYLPKQPQVPGYLPKRPQVPQQPQQPSYLPKRPQQPQVPQQPSYLPKQPQVPGYLPKRPQVPQQPQQPSYLPKRPQQPQVPQQPSYLPKQPQVPGYLPKRPQVPQQPQQPSYLPKRPQQPQVPQQPSYLPKQPQVPGYLPKRPQVPQQPQQPSYLPKQPQMQRYLPRRMPVLQQPFYKLRKPSHLPKLLPRRQRPQQPQVPGYPAQRPQRPQPPQQPGYPAQRPQPPQQPGYPAQRPQQPQQPGYSPQHSWVSQQPLYNDYPTFAKGGVTAQMHSNRNYNTADASKTAFN, encoded by the exons ATGGGGTTTTTCATAAG ATGGTTGCTGGTGTCCTTGCTAGTTGTAGGAGGGCATCAAGCTAATG CCTACTCTGGGAAGCATGGTGACAAGGAAGTGCCAGTTCTAGGCTATAAACCAATTTCAAGTAGCTTTGACACTAGAGGGGAATCTTCATGGAGCACTGGGCCACTTGGTAGTCGGGATTCAAACTCAAATGCAAATCAG CAACAGATGGCTCAGTCTGGTTATCAGCCCCAGCAGCCACAGGTGCCCCAGCAGCTGAGCAACCCACCCAAGGtaccccagcagcagcagcagcaggtgcagcagcagcctAGCTATGTGCCCCAGCAACCTCAGCTGCCCCAGCTGCCCCAGCTGCCCCAGCAACCTCAGGTGCCCCAGCAGCCTAGCTACCCACCCAAGCAGCCCCAG GTGCCCCAACAGCCTAGCTACCCGCCCAAGCAGCCCCAGCAACCTCAGCTGCCACAGGTGCCCCAACAGCCTAACTACCCGCCCCAGCAGCCCCAGCAACCTCAGCTGCCACAGGTGCCCCAACAGCCTAGCTACCCACCCAAGCAGCCCCAGCAACCTCAG GTGCCCCAACAGCCTAGCTACCCGCCCAAGCAGCCCCAGCAACCTCAGCTGCCACAGGTGCCCCAG GTGCCCCAACAGCCTAGCTACCCGCCCAAGCAGCCCCAGCAACCTCAGCTGCCACAGGTGCCCCAACAGCCTAGCTACCCGCCCAAGCAGCCCCAGCAACCTCAGCTGCCACAGGTGCCCCAACAGCCTAGCTACCCGCCCAAGCAGCCCCAGCAACCTCAGCTGCCACAGGTGCCCCAACAGCCTAGCTACCCGCCCAAGCAGCCCCAGCAACCTCAGCTGCCACAGGTGCCCCAACAGCCTAGCTACCCGCCCAAGCAGCCCCAGCAACCTCAGCTGCCACAGGTGCCCCAACAGCCTAGCTACCCGCCCAAGCAGCCCCAGCTGCCACAGGTGCCCCAGCAACCTAGCTATCTGCCCAAGCAGCCCCAGCTGCCACAGGTGCCCCAGCAACCTAGCTACCTGCCCAAGCAGCCCCAGCTGCCACAGGTGCCCCAGGTTCCTGGCTACCTACCCAAGCAACCTCAGGTGCCTCAGCAGCCTAGCTACCTGCCCAAGCAGCCCCAGCAACCTCAGGTGCCTCAGCAGCCTAGCTACCTGCCCAAGCAGCCCCAGGTTCCTAGCTACCTACCCAAGCGGCCCCAGGTGCCCCAACAACCTCAGCAGCCTAGCTACCTGCCCAAGCGGCCCCAGCAACCTCAGGTGCCTCAGCAGCCTAGCTACCTGCCCAAGCGGCCCCAG GTTCCTGGCTACCTACCCAAGCGGCCCCAGGTGCCCCAACAACCTCAGCAGCCTAGCTACCTGCCCAAGCGGCCACAGCAACCTCAGGTGCCTCAGCAGCCTGGCTACCTGCCCAAGCAGCCCCAGGTTCCTGGCTACCTACCCAAGCGGCCCCAGGTGCCCCAACAACCTCAGCAGCCTAGCTACCTGCCCAAGCAGCCACAGCAACCTCAGGTGCCTCAGCAGCCTAGCTACCTGCCCAAGCAGCCCCAGGTTCCTGGCTACCTACCCAAGCGGCCCCAGGTGCCCCAACAACCTCAGCAGCCTAGCTACCTGCCCAAGCGGCCACAGCAACCTCAGGTGCCTCAGCAGCCTAGCTACCTGCCCAAGCAGCCCCAGGTTCCTGGCTACCTACCCAAGCGGCCCCAGGTGCCCCAACAACCTCAGCAGCCTAGCTACCTGCCCAAGCGGCCACAGCAACCTCAGGTGCCTCAGCAGCCTAGCTACCTGCCCAAGCAGCCCCAGGTTCCTGGCTACCTACCCAAGCGGCCCCAGGTGCCCCAACAACCTCAGCAGCCTAGCTACCTGCCCAAGCGGCCACAGCAACCTCAGGTGCCTCAGCAGCCTAGCTACCTACCCAAGCAGCCCCAGGTTCCTGGCTACCTACCCAAGCGGCCCCAGGTGCCCCAACAACCTCAGCAGCCTAGCTACCTGCCAAAGCAGCCTCAGATGCAGCGCTATCTGCCCAGGCGAATGCCAGTTCTGCAACAGCCTTTCTATAAATTGAGGAAGCCCAGCCACTTGCCAAAGCTGCTGCCAAGACGGCAGCGTCCCCAGCAGCCGCAGGTGCCTGGCTACCCTGCCCAGCGTCCCCAGCGTCCCCAGCCGCCCCAGCAGCCTGGCTACCCTGCCCAGCGTCCCCAGCCGCCCCAGCAGCCTGGCTACCCTGCCCAGCGTCcccagcagccccagcagcCTGGCTACTCACCCCAGCATTCTTGGGTTTCTCAGCAGCCACTCTACAATGATTATCCAACTTTTGCCAAAGGAGGAGTCACTGCCCAAATGCATTCAAATAG gaacTACAACACTGCAGATGCATCAAAGACTGCTTTCAACTGA